In Gymnogyps californianus isolate 813 chromosome 1, ASM1813914v2, whole genome shotgun sequence, the following are encoded in one genomic region:
- the LOC127029704 gene encoding prolactin-like, giving the protein MALARAAGRAGAAAALALLWLLVCAPGDADCRFLTVADLFDRVIRHSGRIHSLSTALYAELEKHFPPRDNELGKPARRCHTSGMLTPNGKEYAQKIPREELTHLILKLLQAWKEPLSHFNQHIEHHQELPDDSLSKAKQISNMVHELKTGVEKVTEKMQSMGIISNSLNGMASSEAAGLSISNEANMMSDSDFIHCFRRDSNKVQSYLKILKCRIMPANSC; this is encoded by the exons ATGGCCCTggcccgggcggcggggcgagcAG GTGCCGCCGCGGCGctggctctgctgtggctgctggtcTGCGCCCCGGGGGACGCCGACTGCCGCTTCCTGACCGTGGCCGATCTCTTCGACCGGGTGATCCGGCACTCGGGCAGGATCCACAGCCTCTCCACGGCGCTCTACGCCGAGCTG GAAAAACACTTTCCTCCCCGTGACAACGAGCTGGGGAAGCCCGCTCGGAGGTGCCACACGTCGGGGATGCTGACCCCCAACGGCAAAGAATACGCCCAAAAAATCCCG AGAGAAGAACTAACTCACTTGATACTGAAACTTTTGCAAGCCTGGAAAGAACCACTTTCCCACTTTAACCAGCATATTGAGCACCATCAAGAGCTACCTGATGACAGCCTTAGCAAAGCTAAGCAAATAAGCAATATGGTACACGAGCTGAAGACTGGAGTTGAGAAAGTAACAGAAAAG ATGCAGTCAATGGGGATCATCAGCAATTCATTAAATGGAATGGCATCATCTGAAGCCGCTGGTTTATCAATTAGTAATGAAGCAAATATGATGAGTGACTCTGACTTTATTCACTGTTTCAGGAGAGACTCCAATAAAGTACAAAGCTacttaaaaattcttaaatgtAGGATTATGCCAGCAAATAGTTGTTGA
- the DBX2 gene encoding homeobox protein DBX2, with translation MLPSALYWDLVGSSALLNLPAAPGFGNLGKSFLIENLLRAGAPPSPAQLRPLPASPVPLKLCPAAEQISPSGGPYPTRWAFQVLNPSAADGGRLPARAPAAERGGVFPPAATALSKHFFLRAPPFYSACCGGSCQHPASPTAFPREESVLPLLTQESNSKARRGILRRAVFSEDQRKALEKMFQKQKYISKTDRKKLAINLGLKESQVKIWFQNRRMKWRNSKEKEVLSNRCLQEEGLQENYLSRSTMNFTSPCPSVWEVSQEQASPRWRENSPGNSERLTSTQPPPRANSSQSPLYLYPDQDTANKAVTSSA, from the exons ATGCTGCCCAGCGCCCTGTACTGGGACCTGGTGGGCTCCTCGGCTCTCCTCAACCTGCCGGCGGCGCCGGGCTTCGGCAACCTGGGCAAAAGTTTCCTCATCGAGAACTTGCTGCGGGCCGGGGCGCCGCCGAGCCCTGCCCAGCTCCGtcccctccccgccagccccgtCCCCCTCAAGCTGTGCCCCGCGGCGGAACAAATCAGCCCCTCAGGGGGTCCCTACCCGACAAGATGGGCTTTTCAAGTGCTTAACCCCTCCGCGGCGGACGGCGGCCGCCTGCCAGCGCGGGCTCCGGCGGCGGAGAGAGGCGGCGTCTTCCCGCCGGCAGCCACAG CTCTttccaaacacttttttctCCGAGCCCCGCCATTCTACTCAGCATGCTGCGGTGGGTCCTGTCAGCACCCTGCATCCCCCACTGCTTTTCCAA GAGAGGAAAGTGTGCTGCCTCTTCTGACCCAGGAGTCTAACTCCAAAGCCCGGAGAGGTATATTAAGAAGAGCTGTCTTTTCCGAAGACCAGAGGAAAGCTttggagaaaatgtttcagaagcagaagtatATTAGTAAAACAGACAGGAAGAAACTGGCCATTAACCTGGGTCTAAAGGAGTCTCAG GTGAAGATTTGGTTTCAGAATCGAAGGATGAAATGGCGAaactccaaagaaaaagaagtgctttcAAACAGGTGCCTCCAAGAAGAAGGTCTTCAGGAGAACTACCTCTCACGATCCACCATGAATTTTACCTCCCCATGCCCATCTGTGTGGGAAGTGTCTCAGGAGCAGGCAAGTCCAAGGTGGAGGGAGAATTCTCCAGGAAATTCTGAAAGACTGACTAGTACACAGCCACCTCCAAGAGCAAATTCATCACAGAGCCCACTGTATTTGTATCCTGACCAAGACACTGCAAATAAGGCAGTTACATCATCAGCCTAA